The Mycobacterium sp. SMC-4 sequence TGACGGCGCGGTCTGTGCGCAGGTTATCTGGGGTCAGATTCAGTTGTGTGCTGTTGATCCCGCAAAGGCAAGCCGATCCGATTTGGCCTGATCGGAAACAGGTTTGGCAGAGGGTGTTCCCGATTAGTGGTTGATTGAGGTGTGGTTGACGCGACCACCCGTCGCCCATTCCAGTTTCCCGAGACCGCGTGATCCGCTGCCATCTACTGTGAGCCGGGTGACCAGCGCACAGCACACCGTCTTCGATCGATCCGACACTGAGCGCAAGCTCAGAGACTTCTCCCGTCACTGGCGCGGGCAGATCGATGAGTGGAGGAAGACTAGTGCGGGCCACACGGAGAAGTCGTTCGCCGCACAGTTCTGGTCCGACTTCCTGAAGTGCTTCGGCGTCATCCCCGAGCGAATCAGCCTGTTCGAGCGTGACGCCCGCCGCGCCACCACCGGGAACCTCGGCTTCATCGATCTGTTCTGGTCCAGCGTCGTGATTGGGGAGGCGAAGAGTCTCGGCGGGGATCTGGACGCCGCGTTCGAGCAGGTCCATGACTATCTCGCGGGCGGCTCCATCGGGCAGCACGAATGGCCGCGGTTCGTTCTGGTCTCCGACTTCGAGAACTTCCGGCTCACGCGGCTTGGCGACGAGACCCAGACCTGGCGTTTCACGATCGACGACGTCGTCGACCATCTTGACCTGTTGAAGTTCCTGGCCGGACAGGAGGAGGTCACCAAGCGGGAGGAGGTGGTCGCATCCATTCAGGCGTCGAAGCTCATGGCCGGCATGTACACCGCGATGCTCGGGGCCGACGCCGACTCCGGCGTGGGCGAAGAGGCCGCCCGCAACCCGGAGGACGAGGACGCGGCGGTCCAGCGCACCTCCATGTGGATGACCCGGCTGCTGTTCCTCCTGTTCGGTGACGATGCCGGACTGTGGGAGGCAGACCTGTTCTACCGGTGGGTCTTGGAGGAGACACGACCGGACAACCTCGGGTCGCAGATGGCGGCGCTGTTCCACGTACTCAACACCGCCGACGATCGCCGCCGGGGCGCGCTGGACGGACTGATTGCGCGGTTCCCTCACGTCAACGGCTCACTGTTCGCAGACACGCTCGCACCGGAGTTCTTCGACGCGGCGTTCCGCGACGCCCTGATAGCCGCCTGCCGATTCCGATGGAACCGCATTTCACCGGCCGTCTTCGGAGCGATGTTTCAGCTCGTCAAGTCCAAGGAGGCCCGCCGGGCCGGCGGGGAGCATTACACCACCGAGGAGAACATCCTCAAGGTGGTCGAGCCCCTGTTCCTCGACCAGCTTCGAGACGAAGCCCAGCGCCTAATCAGGAACAAGTCCACCTCCGAGTCTGACCTGCGCAAGTTTCAGGCGCGCCTGGCGCAGATGGCTTTTCTTGATCCAGCATGTGGATGCGGCAACTTTTTGGTGGTCGCCTACCGCGAGCTGCGAGCCATCGAGACGGCGGTCATTGTCGCGCTGCGTAAGAAGCAGAAGCAGTCCACTGCATCGTTCGACATCTCGCTGGACCAGAAGCTGACGATCGACCAGTTCCACGGGTTCGAAATCAACTGGTGGCCCGCAAAGATCGCCGAGACGGCGATGTTCCTTGTCGATCACCAAGCCAACCGCGCGCTGGCCGATGCGGTCGGAGATGCACCGAAGCGGCTACCGATCAAGATCACCGCGCACATCCACCATGGGAACGCGCTACGGATGGACTGGAGCGAGGAGATCCCCGCCGCGGAGCTCGTCTACGTGTTCGGCAACCCCCCATTCGCCGGACAGAAGGAGAAGAGTCCCGATCAGGTAGAGGATATGAGGCTTACCTGGGGCGACCGCTACGACGGGTACCTCGATTACGTCACCGGGTGGCACGCGAAGTCCATCGACTTCCTGCAGGACAAGCGCGGCGAGTTCGCGTACGTCGCGACCAACAGCATCGCGCAGGGGCAGCCGGTCGCCGCGTTCTACGGACTTGTTGTTGACACCGGCTGGCGGATCAAGTTCGCGCACCGCACGTTCGAGTGGACGTCCGAGGCTTCGGGTCGGGCGGCTGTGCACTGCGTCGTGATCGGGTTCACTCGGGACCGCGGGGTCCGGCAGAGGATGTGGGACTACACGAAGGTGAATGATCCGGCGCACGAGGTGCCCATCGAGGTCGGGATCAATCCATACCTTGTTGACGGCCCCAACGTGCTGGTGACGAAACGGATGCAGGTGTTGTCGCCTGCCCTGCCCCCGGTTCTCTCGGGGTCGAAGGCGGTGGACTGGGGGCGGTACACGATCGAGGAGCGCGACGAGTACGAATCACTGTCCGCTGATCCGGTCGTGGCGAAGTACCTGCGGCTGTACATCGGCGGTGAGGAGCTGATCAACGACATCGGCCGGTGGTGCCTCTGGATGGTCGACCTGGAACCCCAGGATCTGACAAAGAGTCCCGAGCTGAAGCGACGTGTAGAGGAGGTGCGCGCGCTGCGGGCCGCATCCCGACGCCCGGCCACACTGCGCGCCGCGGCGTGGCCACACCTGTTCGGTGAGAACCGCCAGCCCAAGGGTGGATACCTCGGGATACCCCAGTCGTTCACGAGGGACAGGCGATACGCGACGGTCTCTCGGCTGGATGAAGACACTATTGCGTCGATCAAGTTGTTCACCGCGGCGGACCCGGACGGCTACCTCTTTGCGATGTTCTCCTCGTCGATGTTCTTGACGTGGCAGTTCGCGGTCGGGGGACGAATCAAGTCCGACCCCTCCTTCGCCAACACCATCGTGTGGAACAACTTTCCACTGCCTGAGATGTCCGATGCGACCCGGAAGCGGATCATCACAGCGGGCCAGAAGATCCTCGCTGCGCGCGACCTGCACCCGAATCGTTCGCTCGCAGACCAATACAAGCCGCTCTCGATGGATCCGGCGCTGACGAAAGCGCATGACGCCCTGGACCGCGAGGTGGACATCGCATTCGGCGCCCCGCGAAAGCTCACAACCGCCGCGCAGCGCCTCGATGTCCTGTTCGCTCGCTACTTGGAGATGACCCGATCTGCCGGATGAGACACGGCCTCAGGAGACGCGGCGATTCGGATGTTCAAGTTTCTGACGCCGGTTGCTCAAGGACGCCAAATTGTTTTCGGAGATGGTCCAGGTCGGCTTGGATGCGGTCGAGGATCTCGGTTGCAGCGGCTGGGCAGTACCTGATCTCCTTGTCGTCTTCGACGATGACGAGGTGAGTGTCGCCGGCGAGGATGTAGTGGGCGTTCTTGCCGCTCTTGTGTGCGGCACACTTGCGTTGGTGGTTGGTTCGGGGGGTTTCGACACGGACGTGTCGCAGTACCGCTTTGGTCGGCAAGTTAACTCCTGTCTGGGAAGGCGCTGTGCTCAGTTGTGTTGGGCGAGATCGGTTCTCAGTGAGTCCCGGACGGAATCGGCGATTTCGTCGAGGCGGTCAAAGATCGCCGTCAGTTGCTCGCGTGACCATTCACCGCGAGTGCCGTTGGGCATGCCGACTTGCTCGTTGATCGCAGAAGCAAGCCGACGGATTGCGATGACGGAGTTGTACTGTCGTCTGCCTGGCGTTGCTGCCATCAGTTGGTAACCGCGGGGCGGCAGGTCGAGGTCGGCCAGGATGCGATTGGCTACTGACTTGGTCCGCTCGTTGACACGGGTCTTGGCTGATTGGCGAGCGCGTTGCGGAGAGACCGGGATTGCTTGTGGGACTGGAGCTTCTGCGGCGGCCTGCTGTGTAAGTAGGCGTTCGCGAAGCTGGTCTCGGCTGACGAGGTCCCCCAACTT is a genomic window containing:
- a CDS encoding DNA methyltransferase, which gives rise to MSRVTSAQHTVFDRSDTERKLRDFSRHWRGQIDEWRKTSAGHTEKSFAAQFWSDFLKCFGVIPERISLFERDARRATTGNLGFIDLFWSSVVIGEAKSLGGDLDAAFEQVHDYLAGGSIGQHEWPRFVLVSDFENFRLTRLGDETQTWRFTIDDVVDHLDLLKFLAGQEEVTKREEVVASIQASKLMAGMYTAMLGADADSGVGEEAARNPEDEDAAVQRTSMWMTRLLFLLFGDDAGLWEADLFYRWVLEETRPDNLGSQMAALFHVLNTADDRRRGALDGLIARFPHVNGSLFADTLAPEFFDAAFRDALIAACRFRWNRISPAVFGAMFQLVKSKEARRAGGEHYTTEENILKVVEPLFLDQLRDEAQRLIRNKSTSESDLRKFQARLAQMAFLDPACGCGNFLVVAYRELRAIETAVIVALRKKQKQSTASFDISLDQKLTIDQFHGFEINWWPAKIAETAMFLVDHQANRALADAVGDAPKRLPIKITAHIHHGNALRMDWSEEIPAAELVYVFGNPPFAGQKEKSPDQVEDMRLTWGDRYDGYLDYVTGWHAKSIDFLQDKRGEFAYVATNSIAQGQPVAAFYGLVVDTGWRIKFAHRTFEWTSEASGRAAVHCVVIGFTRDRGVRQRMWDYTKVNDPAHEVPIEVGINPYLVDGPNVLVTKRMQVLSPALPPVLSGSKAVDWGRYTIEERDEYESLSADPVVAKYLRLYIGGEELINDIGRWCLWMVDLEPQDLTKSPELKRRVEEVRALRAASRRPATLRAAAWPHLFGENRQPKGGYLGIPQSFTRDRRYATVSRLDEDTIASIKLFTAADPDGYLFAMFSSSMFLTWQFAVGGRIKSDPSFANTIVWNNFPLPEMSDATRKRIITAGQKILAARDLHPNRSLADQYKPLSMDPALTKAHDALDREVDIAFGAPRKLTTAAQRLDVLFARYLEMTRSAG